One Streptomyces sp. P9-A2 DNA window includes the following coding sequences:
- a CDS encoding M56 family metallopeptidase, whose amino-acid sequence MTLCLLLLSVVAVTAAGPVPRALTRAKWPEREPVVALWVWQCLVATVLLCCVTALALAAAAVFGTVRAQLFAPAPPAVTAAYDLSAAPPWTAALTVLLACGAAWTTAMLGRELVDARRRRARARAHLRERAPDLPAGLPAARGPLLVLEDEYPDAWWMPGSPPQLIVTTGALRRLTDHQIDAVLAHEHGHARARHNWLLHLATALATGFSRVPLFAHFCDQTHRLVELAADDTASRRCGHLTTALALIELNRHRGVLSCASSHRLLGERVDRLLKPPPRLGRRDRALTTTAAALVPLLPLLITLAPGLTALP is encoded by the coding sequence ATGACCCTCTGCCTGCTCCTGCTGAGCGTTGTCGCCGTGACGGCCGCCGGGCCCGTGCCCCGTGCGCTGACCCGGGCGAAGTGGCCGGAGCGGGAGCCGGTGGTCGCCCTGTGGGTCTGGCAGTGTCTGGTCGCCACGGTCCTGTTGTGCTGCGTGACCGCCCTGGCCCTGGCCGCCGCGGCCGTCTTCGGCACGGTCCGCGCCCAGCTCTTCGCGCCGGCTCCGCCCGCGGTGACCGCGGCGTACGACCTGTCCGCCGCCCCGCCCTGGACGGCCGCCCTCACCGTGCTGCTGGCCTGCGGCGCGGCCTGGACCACGGCCATGCTCGGACGTGAACTGGTCGACGCCCGCCGGCGCCGGGCCCGGGCACGGGCACATCTGCGGGAGCGCGCCCCCGACCTGCCCGCCGGTCTTCCCGCGGCCCGCGGCCCCCTGCTGGTACTCGAGGACGAGTACCCGGACGCCTGGTGGATGCCGGGCAGCCCGCCCCAACTGATCGTCACCACCGGCGCCCTGCGCCGCCTCACCGACCACCAGATCGACGCCGTCCTCGCCCACGAACACGGCCACGCCCGCGCCCGTCACAACTGGCTGCTGCACCTCGCCACCGCCCTGGCCACCGGCTTCTCCCGCGTCCCGCTCTTCGCCCACTTCTGCGACCAGACCCACCGTCTGGTCGAGCTGGCCGCCGACGACACCGCCTCCCGCCGCTGCGGCCACCTGACCACGGCACTGGCGCTGATCGAGCTCAACCGGCACCGAGGCGTCCTGTCCTGCGCCTCCAGCCACCGCCTGCTCGGCGAGCGCGTCGACCGCCTCCTGAAGCCCCCGCCCCGCCTCGGCCGCCGCGACCGCGCCCTGACGACGACAGCGGCAGCCCTGGTCCCTCTCCTCCCCCTCCTGATCACCCTCGCCCCGGGCCTCACCGCCCTGCCATAG
- the fahA gene encoding fumarylacetoacetase, with amino-acid sequence MPPFDVPEGDPFGPHNLPYGVFSPPGSSERRVGVRLGDHVLDAGAAAHALGSPYASLLARPTLNPLLAAGRTAWSDVRRALTAWVTVPAHRETVEPLFHPLSSVTLYLPFEVADYVDFYASENHARNVGRIFRPDAADSLTPNWKHLPIGYHGRAGTVLVSGTDVVRPSGQRKAPTDPAPVFGPSVRLDIEAEVGFVVGAPSEPARPVPLGGFRDHVFGLCLLNDWSARDVQAWEYVPLGPFLGKSFATSVAAWITPLDALEEARVAPPERTHALLPYLDDTDEEPGGYDLRISVAVNGHVVSEPPFSTMYWTAAQQLAHMTVNGASLRTGDLYGSGTVSGPAEGQRGSLLELTWNGRDALELPDGKRTFLEDGDVVTLSAWAPGPGGVRVGLGEVTGRVTPRADPAS; translated from the coding sequence ATGCCCCCCTTCGATGTCCCCGAGGGCGATCCCTTCGGTCCGCACAATCTGCCGTACGGCGTGTTCTCGCCCCCCGGCTCGTCGGAGCGGAGGGTGGGCGTCCGGCTAGGCGACCACGTCCTCGACGCCGGCGCGGCCGCACACGCCCTGGGTTCCCCGTACGCCTCCCTGCTCGCCCGTCCGACGCTCAACCCGCTGCTGGCGGCGGGCCGTACGGCCTGGTCGGACGTCCGGCGCGCCCTCACGGCCTGGGTGACCGTGCCGGCGCACCGGGAGACCGTCGAGCCGCTGTTCCACCCGCTGTCGTCGGTGACCCTGTACCTCCCCTTCGAGGTCGCGGACTATGTCGACTTCTACGCCTCCGAGAACCATGCCCGGAACGTCGGCCGGATCTTCCGCCCGGACGCCGCCGACTCCCTCACCCCGAACTGGAAGCACCTGCCGATCGGCTACCACGGCCGCGCCGGCACGGTGCTGGTGTCCGGCACCGATGTCGTACGCCCCTCGGGACAGCGCAAGGCGCCCACCGATCCCGCCCCGGTCTTCGGCCCGTCGGTGCGGCTGGACATCGAGGCCGAGGTCGGCTTCGTGGTCGGGGCGCCGTCCGAGCCGGCCCGGCCGGTGCCGCTCGGCGGCTTCCGCGACCACGTCTTCGGCCTCTGCCTCCTCAACGACTGGTCCGCACGCGACGTCCAGGCCTGGGAGTACGTTCCCCTCGGCCCGTTCCTCGGTAAGTCCTTCGCCACCTCGGTGGCGGCCTGGATCACCCCGCTGGACGCCCTGGAGGAGGCCCGGGTGGCGCCGCCGGAGCGCACCCACGCGCTGCTGCCGTACCTGGACGACACGGACGAGGAACCCGGCGGTTACGACCTGCGGATCTCCGTGGCCGTCAACGGGCACGTCGTCTCCGAACCCCCCTTCTCCACGATGTACTGGACGGCCGCCCAGCAGCTCGCCCACATGACCGTGAACGGCGCCTCCCTGCGCACCGGCGACCTCTACGGCTCCGGCACGGTGAGCGGCCCCGCCGAGGGACAGCGCGGATCCCTGTTGGAACTGACCTGGAACGGTCGCGACGCCCTCGAACTCCCCGACGGCAAGCGGACCTTCCTGGAGGACGGCGACGTGGTGACCCTGTCGGCCTGGGCCCCGGGCCCGGGCGGAGTCCGCGTCGGCCTCGGCGAGGTCACGGGACGGGTGACCCCACGGGCCGACCCCGCGAGCTGA